A genomic region of Metopolophium dirhodum isolate CAU chromosome 1, ASM1992520v1, whole genome shotgun sequence contains the following coding sequences:
- the LOC132936090 gene encoding plexin-B2-like, which produces MADRERQRNYYGHSFVHRIIIIMVFVSLSHAHLLKSENNSTVCSEFLSCLKCAKHASCSWSLDNQKCIMTPSNLGNLTVNIEGHCPQFTILKKSVLRDELFSYTVAVSNDKNNFVKFLQGHKITCNLENEKLTGYMLNDEIKCNTKKLTAQRDKRFKALMIYHYHITIDDDIILRFNNDSDNYFAYYDHDCNRLWRDEECVTCMWTAYGYKNYFKRCTTKNQCVGQYEYYGKWHVKNYTGVGTDDVDKDGGVRLECPEAEIRSVDPMTAPWLGGTTVRFSVVNHHILAEGKEVSVTVAGRECSEPKMKRMTSDDVTNISCTMMPATNTDRRRNHEGPVRLLYTGDPPKVTITSSFVIGLVDPVITDMSPRCGPAAGGTMLRIGGRFLDAGTSLRVSVGDYATCEPVALYSDLILCRTNPALVDGPTAARVNVVFDGQLSKYVGDGSVVFTYAAVPALDPGQSLQGIATGGTAVQLRGRHFSCLRYAMFYVRHGERVHYTSCRLVNDTLAVCRAPKLEYGCGSAITSLKYGLRVQGPEYHEMDLLPPRNPHGYSLHPDPVFVDFVTDGHTLTINGRDLDRGFRPQDDLTVRFRGSGSVCDVTSTDHQRIVCVATTNASVADLATVIGVIVTIGDTFACVVKRKAGSRSRGLGGGPSDSLVAGVKIVCLIAIAIACIAVYRTKARHRVGATARASAASVACIHPNTTVGYRKK; this is translated from the exons ATGGCTGATCGTGAGCGTCAAAGGAACTATTATGGACATTCCTTTGTTCATAGGATTATAATCATAATG gtatTTGTATCACTATCACATGCACATTTATTGAAATCGGAGAATAATTCAACGGTTTGCTCGGAATTCTTATCATGCCTGAAATGTGCGAAACACGCCTCTTGTAGTTGGTCGTTAgacaatcaaaaatgtataatgacaCCTTCCAATTTAGGAAATTTAACAGTGAACATTGAAGGACACTGTCCACAGTTCACTATACTGAAAAAATCCGTCCTGAGGGATGAGTTATTTTCTTACACGGTGGCGGTGTCGAACGACAAGAACAATTTCGTAAAATTTCTACAAGGGCATAAAATCACGTGCAACCTAGAAAATGAGAAACTCACGGGATATATGTTAAACGACGAGATCAAGTGCAACACGAAAAAACTAACGGCACAGAGGGACAAGCGATTTAAAGCGTTGATGATTTACCATTATCATATTACAATCGACGACGACATAATACTAAGATTCAACAACGATTCCGACAATTATTTTGCGTATTACGATCACGATTGCAACAGGTTGTGGAGAGACGAAGAGTGCGTGACGTGCATGTGGACCGCGTACGGGTACAAGAACTACTTCAAACGGTGTACGACGAAAAACCAGTGCGTGGGCCAGTACGAGTATTACGGCAAGTGGCACGTGAAAAACTACACCGGGGTGGGGACCGACGACGTGGACAAGGACGGCGGCGTGCGTCTAGAGTGTCCGGAAGCTGAGATCCGATCCGTGGACCCGATGACGGCACCGTGGTTGGGCGGCACGACGGTGAGGTTCTCGGTTGTCAACCACCACATCCTGGCCGAGGGGAAGGAAGTATCAGTGACGGTAGCCGGGCGCGAGTGCTCGGAACCCAAAATGAAGCGAATGACTAGCGATGACGTGACGAACATCTCCTGCACCATGATGCCGGCAACCAACACGGACCGCCGCCGCAACCACGAGGGCCCGGTTCGGTTGCTGTACACCGGCGACCCGCCCAAGGTGACCATCACATCGTCGTTCGTCATCGGACTGGTGGACCCCGTGATCACGGACATGAGCCCAAGGTGTGGGCCAGCGGCCGGCGGCACTATGTTGCGTATCGGCGGCCGGTTTCTGGACGCGGGCACCTCGTTGCGGGTGTCGGTGGGCGACTACGCGACGTGTGAACCAGTGGCCCTATACTCGGACCTCATACTGTGCCGGACGAATCCGGCCTTGGTTGACGGGCCCACGGCGGCCAGGGTCAACGTGGTTTTCGACGGACAGCTGAGCAAGTACGTCGGCGACGGGTCGGTGGTGTTCACGTACGCGGCCGTGCCGGCGCTGGACCCCGGACAGTCGCTGCAGGGCATCGCGACCGGCGGCACAGCCGTCCAGCTGCGTGGCCGGCACTTCTCGTGCCTTCGGTATGCCATGTTCTACGTCCGGCACGGCGAACGGGTGCACTACACCAGTTGCAGGTTGGTCAACGACACGCTGGCCGTGTGCAGAGCGCCAAAGCTCGAGTACGGATGTGGCAGTGCCATCACGTCGTTGAAGTACGGACTGCGCGTGCAGGGCCCCGAGTACCACGAGATGGATCTGTTGCCACCACGGAATCCACACGGTTACAGTCTGCATCCCGACCCGGTGTTCGTGGACTTCGTTACGGACGGCCACACCTTAACAATCAACGGCCGTGACCTAGATCGCGGCTTCCGGCCACAAGACGACCTGACGGTCCGGTTCCGCGGTTCCGGCAGCGTGTGCGACGTCACATCCACGGACCACCAACGGATCGTGTGCGTGGCGACTACCAACGCGTCCGTGGCTGACCTGGCAACTGTGATCGGCGTAATCGTCACCATCGGCGACACGTTCGCGTGCGTGGTGAAGCGTAAGGCGGGCAGCCGGAGCCGCGGCCTCGGTGGGGGCCCGTCGGACAGCTTGGTCGCCGGCGTCAAGATCGTATGTCTGATCGCCATCGCCATTGCATGCATCGCCGTGTACCGCACCAAGGCCAGACATCGGGTCGGCGCCACGGCGCGGGCGTCGGCCGCGTCGGTGGCGTGCATCCATCCCAACACCACGGTCGGATATCGCAAAAAATGA
- the LOC132936091 gene encoding plexin-A3-like, with protein MVDWTAGSRNQLWNSSSIYRLLVVILVFVCVTQVNSFKHDKTKDSVNCSGLRTCTKCAENPSCSWSLQRQTCVNTTRRPELLMVNIHAHCPQFTIVDSFVYKMHLPFTYKVKVSNDVSGFVKYLSKSNITCSLRGVTYNGTVSEVEDTINCESISNDNLEFDKQRLMIYHYSIAFDGVPLRIDDGVNNYFTVYNSHYCDISNKTKHCVACSWDSELNTFYYKRCSVANMCTGLFEYYDSRNATAFADTTTDDRYNEDTAALLPKSGPPSGACPDMTIQSVEPLTAPWSGGVTLVITIKNHDVLSESRKVTITVAGRDCVYPKTVNGETISCTVGPPKPDDLATGPVHVEYGPLQLTSSQMFQFVYPEPTALSPTCGPISGGTLLHITGHSLDAGSTATVSVGPSNVPCELVARYEDRVLCMTGPADRPASGAVTIVFDKFLRRKVGVNSNTAPSFKPVQFVYAGDPVLDANQPFSGIASGGTYIPVRGRHLACVSNATLYVDDPDGLRHYAGCAVRNDTFMECWSPALDPPRSLTPGAPAPLLNFGFRVRFADHTLDLSPQPDFPGYRLYADPAFTDFETDGRNVTINGRHLDRGYQPSVDLAIRLRNVKGTPCTVISTQRRQIVCVRPPSSPTDGDVREIYVTVGRELARTVKKKKNNTDKRFKDGPLGVFEVFLVIVGILTGVCFMSLLAVAVYVVWNNKCDIRRYL; from the exons ATGGTTGACTGGACTGCAGGGTCAAGAAACCAACTTTGGAATAGTTCATCTATTTATAGACTTCTTGTAGTCATACTG GTGTTCGTATGTGTAACACAAGTCAATTCTTTCAAGCACGATAAAACCAAAGATTCGGTAAATTGTTCAGGATTGAGGACATGTACAAAATGTGCAGAAAACCCGTCGTGCAGCTGGTCGTTACAACGGCAGACTTGTGTGAACACGACGCGGAGGCCGGAACTGTTAATGGTGAACATCCACGCGCACTGTCCGCAGTTTACCATCGTCGACAGTTTTGTCTATAAAATGCATCTGCCCTTCACGTACAAGGTGAAGGTATCGAACGACGTGAGCGGTTTCGTCAAGTACCTCAGCAAGAGCAACATCACGTGCTCACTGAGGGGCGTGACGTACAACGGTACGGTGAGTGAGGTGGAGGATACAATCAACTGCGAGTCGATAAGCAACGACAATCTGGAGTTCGACAAGCAGCGGCTCATGATCTACCACTACAGCATCGCGTTCGACGGCGTGCCGCTGCGGATCGACGATGGCGTCAACAATTACTTCACCGTATACAATAGCCATTATTGCGACATCTCCAACAAAACCAAGCACTGCGTCGCATGTTCCTGGGACTCGGAACTCAACACGTTCTACTATAAACGGTGTTCGGTAGCTAACATGTGCACGGGCCTATTTGAGTACTACGACAGTAGGAACGCGACCGCCTTCGCGGACACGACGACGGACGACAGGTACAACGAGGACACTGCTGCGCTGCTTCCCAAATCAGGACCACCTTCGGGTGCTTGTCCGGACATGACGATCCAGTCGGTGGAACCACTGACGGCGCCGTGGTCGGGTGGCGTAACGCTGGTGATAACAATCAAGAACCACGACGTGTTGTCCGAATCGCGGAAGGTGACCATCACGGTGGCCGGACGCGATTGCGTCTACCCGAAGACAGTAAACGGCGAGACCATCTCATGCACGGTTGGACCACCGAAGCCCGACGACTTGGCCACGGGCCCGGTGCACGTCGAGTACGGCCCGCTGCAGCTGACGTCGAGCCAGATGTTCCAATTCGTCTACCCCGAGCCGACCGCTCTGAGCCCGACGTGCGGTCCCATCTCCGGCGGTACCTTGTTACACATTACCGGTCATTCCCTGGACGCCGGCAGTACAGCCACCGTGTCCGTGGGCCCATCTAACGTGCCGTGCGAGCTGGTCGCTAGGTACGAGGACCGCGTGCTGTGCATGACCGGACCGGCAGACAGGCCAGCTTCGGGCGCCGTCACCATCGTGTTCGACAAGTTTTTGAGGAGGAAAGTCGGCGTAAATAGTAACACCGCACCATCGTTTAAGCCTGTGCAGTTCGTGTACGCGGGTGACCCAGTGCTAGACGCGAATCAGCCGTTCTCTGGCATCGCTTCGGGCGGAACCTACATCCCGGTGCGCGGCCGCCATCTGGCGTGCGTGAGCAACGCCACTCTGTACGTGGACGACCCGGACGGCTTGCGACACTACGCCGGTTGTGCGGTACGCAACGACACGTTCATGGAGTGCTGGTCGCCCGCGCTCGATCCTCCCCGATCGTTGACCCCCGGCGCCCCTGCCCCGTTGTTAAACTTTGGTTTCCGTGTGCGCTTTGCAGACCACACGCTGGACTTGTCGCCGCAGCCCGACTTTCCCGGTTACCGGTTGTACGCCGATCCGGCTTTCACGGATTTTGAGACTGACGGCCGTAACGTGACGATCAACGGCCGCCACCTGGACCGGGGCTACCAGCCGTCCGTCGACCTGGCCATCCGATTGCGTAACGTCAAGGGCACTCCTTGCACCGTAATCAGCACGCAGCGACGACAGATCGTGTGCGTGCGACCGCCGTCGTCCCCCACTGACGGAGACGTGCGTGAAATCTACGTCACCGTCGGCCGTGAATTAGCCCGTACCGTCAAGAAAAAGAAGAACAACACCGACAAGCGTTTCAAAGACGGGCCCTTGGGCGTGTTCGAAGTGTTCCTGGTGATCGTTGGTATCCTCACCGGCGTGTGCTTCATGTCGTTGCTGGCTGTCGCGGTCTACGTGGTGTGGAACAACAAATGTGACATCCGTCGATATTTGTAA